A single window of Terriglobales bacterium DNA harbors:
- a CDS encoding transposase, producing the protein MEVMHGRVAGLDVHKDAVVACVRIVAAGKASRECRTFETTTDGLKSLLAWLTENECTHVAMEATGVYWKPVWNILSDG; encoded by the coding sequence ATGGAAGTGATGCATGGGCGGGTCGCCGGCCTTGATGTTCACAAGGATGCCGTCGTCGCCTGTGTCCGGATCGTGGCGGCCGGCAAGGCATCGCGCGAATGCCGGACGTTCGAAACAACGACGGATGGCCTGAAATCCCTGCTGGCTTGGCTGACAGAGAACGAATGCACGCATGTGGCGATGGAAGCGACCGGGGTGTATTGGAAGCCGGTGTGGAACATCTTGAGCGACGG